In the Amphiura filiformis unplaced genomic scaffold, Afil_fr2py scaffold_22, whole genome shotgun sequence genome, AAATACAACTGGAAAACACAACAAACATACATGGTCGGGGTGTTTATCTGATTACATATACTTATTTATCAAAGGGCACGTGTGATTGATTTAGGAACTTGTGAAAGAATGTGTGTTTTCTATTATAGCCGTTGCCGCAAAACGGTATTACAAAGTCATAGGGAAACTCCCGGATGCAGATTCTAACATATGGTTTAATTGCGCGAAGTTCATCCAAATATCGCTGGAAGATAATATCTTGGTCGGACCTCAAATCTACGCACTTCAGAAGTTTTGCTTCCTTGAGCTTTGGTAACGAAATAAGCGtctcaaaaataaattttatcGATAGCGTCAGTCTCTGTCTCAGCCTCTTGATAATATTCAATGATTGCAAAGACGGATGATACTGCAACGCTTTTAACCCTATGTTTGTGTATGTTCCGGAATCGTTTAATAATAAAATCCTTAGATTTCACGTCAGTTACGCAGCCGCAAGCGTAAAGCCCCAGTTCTGTCATGTTAGGTAGTTCATGGGTCATAGTACCAAACGATTCCGGGGTAAATAACGTACCTGTGACGTGAAGATCTTTAAACTTTCTTCGATTACTTAGTTCATGTAAGATATTGTTCATACCGTACTCAACTACTTCACCATCTTGTACACACATAGACGTTATTATATGAAGGCTTGTCAGGTCTGGAAGGTTCTTAACAATTATGCTTAGGATCTTCTCTAGAGCTGCACTGATGAAATGAAGCAGACCTATTTCTTGAAGCTTTGGTAATCCAGACGTCAATATTTCCACGTCTTCTGGTGATATTTCATTACACTTATAAAGGGTTAGGTGGCGTAAATGTTGACATTGTAGAATTCTTGGTATGAAAGTGTCTCTGAATTGTATGATTGATACTATCCAAAATTCTTTTGGACGGCGAAAATCTTCATACGTACATTTCTTGTTAGCAACGAAGGATAGCTGAAGCTTTTCAAGTTGTAAAGGTAAAGCAAAGTTGGTCTTGGAAAAATACTTAATCATGTCCTTATTGCAAGAATACGGAATGTGTTGATCTGGTGAAAGAAATGAAAGCGTTTGTAGATTTGGGCACTTGTTGGTCAAGTATCGTATAACGGCCAAGTTTGAAGCCCTGAGATACACCACTCTTAGCGAAGAGTCTTTGTAAGATTGAAGGATTCGCATGGTCGTGTTTGCTAATTTTTTAATGTACTTAGCTTCATCATGTTCACTCTGACATGGTGAGTCCAGATTGTAACCATTCCAAAAGTCTACAGTTTGCCACAAGTGTGGCTCTTTGATGAGACTGTGCCACCGTTTACATGTTCTTTAGaatcgaaaaaagaaaaaaaaaaagaatcttaGAAAGTCAGTTTATTATATTCTTAACTATCGGCAAAAGCAGGTAAAAGTAAgagaaataaaaacaacaacaatgttACACTACCAAACATCAAAACACTTCAATGCACAAAACGACTGGCAACCAGGCATCTGACGAGATACGATTGCGCAATGATCCAAGAACACATACTATAGGCAACGAAACCCATCGGGCGTGCTATCTCGGGTCTTGTCCTAATAACCCGACGGGTCCATAGTTCTTTCTTCTCCTTTTCTTCCTGCCTCCCTTTCCCCTTTCCTTACGCCAAAAAATCACCTTGGGCGTTAAGAGTTAGCAAGCAATGAATTTAAAGCACTGACGATTTTAAAGGAAGTGTATTATGTGGGTGTCGGGGTGTGTGCATGTGTGTTTGATAGTGGTGTGTAATAATCGCTCTATATAAAAAGGATGAGGTAATAATCTATCAGTATATGTGTTGGATTCTTAAAGACATCCTTTGCAGAACTTCTCTGAAACtatccgctgagtgcaccaaatccgcgtaacttcggagtaagctactagtttagtaagttggcgagtatctcgcattttgagacttccaaatcggcgtaacTTACTACactagtaagttctattgttattataatcggcaacttactcttcatcttttgcggagtaagttggcgagtatctcagaattttgtgacttccaaatgtgcgtaagttactaaactagtaaagttacgccgcagctattgttatttactcggcaacgtactcttcatcgttggaggagtaagttggcgagtaagcaaaACGATGCatagatagaggagaaaatcattgattttagcAATTATCACAATAACACATAGCCACCatttttttggtcttttcccaGCTGACTCTGATACGCGACTGAGCATAACTACTTTGACCCCGAAAGGATTTTTACTAAAACTACACTGCTGAGTCCCACTCCCCACCCCCGGCGTGTTACCCCTTCTGTCATGCATGGTGTGACAAAATAGATATCATAATCAtaagcctatataggcctactactacatAGTACGCTAAACACACTGatgttattttgtttgtaccggggtatttagtgacataacactgcctattgttgaaattgaataacaattgaccgcgtggttaaaaacgtgatattaaaggtgctgattggGATTTTTTGCTCCATTAAcgaagatactaaagaagtagttactcgccagatacgcttcagcgcaagtcccaaaaatactagatacgcggcagttgcggagtagttactaaagaagtaaactactaaactagtaagttacgcggatttggtgcactcagcggataTATGTTTGCTTTAGATTATAGCTAATATTATTTGCAAATTATAGATCCATTGAAAGTAAAAGCACCAAAAATGTATTAATTATGGCATCGCATTATATTATCTGTCTGCATATCTAGTACAATAATTATTTACAGTGTTTAAAGTCATTTATCATAATAATTGTGAcaataattctaataataataataataataataataataataataataataataataataataaaaataataataataataataataataataataataataataataataataataataataataataataataggtagAGCAACTACTTTATTATATTTCtacattatttgttttttaaattggcTTTTGTTATTAAAAATGTGGCCTCCAGAACAGGCACACTCTCCATAGAACTACGTGTAAACACCAAGGACCCAGGCTAACGTGAATTCACGAAAAAAAGTCACAAACCTGGACGCTGTAAGCTTCTCAAATATGGTCAAAAAAGAAAATATCTTAAGTAGTACATCATCTACAAGTACGTCGATGATACACGCTGGGCTGTCTTTTGTCGTTGTCCCTGTCTTATCATAATTTAACTTCTCGTCAGCATTCGCCTTTGATCTCGTCAATCCACCTCGCCGACTCTTCACTTGGCCCATTTTGTTAATCGCTAtatacaacaaaacaaacaaactaaatacAAGAAAGAGAAATAAGGAAGAAAAATTgcattaagaaagaaagaaagaaacagttCAGTTCATAGTGAGTGAtcaaatggaaataatcaaacaagaaaaagaagaagggCAGAAGCCTTGTATCAATTAAGGCTAGCTCGCAGACTTCCCAGACTTACACTTTGATAATAAAGACATCTCATTTTGAAAATCCTCTTTTTTAGAATGCTTCAATAAAAAATATCCACACACAAACGCCACCCCCCACACAAAACCTTCAGTTGATTCGGGCATTGAATTACGGGTTAGTTTTTACGCACATGTAGTACAGACTAAGTACAGTAAAAAATACACACTGGACGATATCTTTGTCAAAAGAcggaatctgcaagaaagtttatgGACACAGACCGTTTGTAGGTTTCTGGTGGTATAACAATCTCCACTTAATTCGTGGAGTATTTTGTGGATGACACTGTGGATTACGAGGTGCCCCTTTAAAGGACATAtcacaaaatataaaaagtataaaaGAAGTTAAGGAATATCAAGTGTCCAcgtttgtttgatgtatatagaattggcttcattattaactaaatgcaaactatagatggcgctatttatcctaaataatatttctttatttgcaaggggcaggtgattaatattgccattaaaacagctggaataggtgaaacaagc is a window encoding:
- the LOC140143525 gene encoding F-box/LRR-repeat protein 12-like → MGQVKSRRGGLTRSKANADEKLNYDKTGTTTKDSPACIIDVLVDDVLLKIFSFLTIFEKLTASRTCKRWHSLIKEPHLWQTVDFWNGYNLDSPCQSEHDEAKYIKKLANTTMRILQSYKDSSLRVVYLRASNLAVIRYLTNKCPNLQTLSFLSPDQHIPYSCNKDMIKYFSKTNFALPLQLEKLQLSFVANKKCTYEDFRRPKEFWIVSIIQFRDTFIPRILQCQHLRHLTLYKCNEISPEDVEILTSGLPKLQEIGLLHFISAALEKILSIIVKNLPDLTSLHIITSMCVQDGEVVEYGMNNILHELSNRRKFKDLHVTGTLFTPESFGTMTHELPNMTELGLYACGCVTDVKSKDFIIKRFRNIHKHRVKSVAVSSVFAIIEYYQEAETETDAIDKIYF